A window of Rickettsiales bacterium contains these coding sequences:
- a CDS encoding rhodanese-related sulfurtransferase, whose translation MESKETIVITAFYHFFNFPNFENMKDPLLSFCNNQGLKGTILLAKEGINSTISGSREGINNLYKYLKEEIGINNLVYKESFNEGFPFEKMKVRLKKEIVALGVEDLDVDNLKGEYIKPQEWDEFIAKEDVLVIDTRNKYETLLGSFDRAVDPKTDTFRQFPRWVKENLSDVDKNKKIAMFCTGGIRCEKSTAYMKSQGFNNVYHLEGGILKYFEDTEAKAWHGSCFVFDERVSLDKKLDADHPHCIKCDKDMDTDDIRRSAMADQMTCIKCVDRHGE comes from the coding sequence ATGGAATCTAAAGAGACGATTGTTATTACAGCATTTTATCATTTTTTTAATTTCCCCAACTTTGAGAACATGAAAGATCCTTTACTATCTTTTTGTAATAATCAAGGCCTTAAAGGTACAATATTATTAGCAAAAGAAGGTATAAATTCTACTATTTCAGGTTCAAGAGAAGGAATAAATAATTTATATAAATATTTAAAAGAAGAGATTGGAATTAATAATTTAGTCTATAAAGAGAGCTTTAATGAAGGGTTTCCTTTTGAGAAAATGAAAGTAAGACTAAAGAAAGAAATAGTTGCTCTTGGAGTTGAAGATTTAGATGTAGATAATTTAAAAGGTGAATATATAAAACCACAAGAATGGGATGAGTTTATTGCTAAGGAAGATGTTCTTGTTATAGATACTCGTAATAAATATGAAACATTGCTTGGAAGCTTTGATAGAGCTGTTGATCCTAAAACTGATACTTTCAGACAATTTCCTAGATGGGTAAAAGAAAACTTAAGCGATGTGGATAAAAACAAAAAGATTGCTATGTTTTGTACTGGTGGAATACGTTGTGAGAAATCCACAGCTTATATGAAATCTCAAGGATTCAATAATGTATATCATCTTGAAGGAGGTATTTTAAAATATTTTGAGGATACTGAAGCAAAAGCTTGGCATGGTAGTTGCTTTGTATTTGATGAAAGAGTGTCTTTAGATAAAAAGTTAGACGCTGATCATCCTCATTGCATAAAATGTGATAAAGATATGGATACTGATGATATACGTAGATCTGCTATGGCTGATCAGATGACTTGCATAAAATGTGTTGATCGTCATGGAGAATAA
- a CDS encoding type IV secretion system protein, with protein sequence MIKFKKIILLLLMVLVVSACNDNDSWCEGSSSDAYSDSDGIKQVNETTVKVYSVSAQDPDGDTSTYGVWVDSGFYVSKDDDFQISATGQIIIATDYEDDTNLGDGKEFIIPATKDNVTPILDEDGEYFDFALNQQINVIIDDCGTNSADYCTPVDCSTSTFDYCIEDNGCKPNKWTWATGWQRDEINCNYIDVIDFYFGNDARSECYANKCCAEDFFGTCWYWEKWDCAHFTTIQENAYSSGYTDSDGNYISYNACPNNEPGIYAYPYICDGNPPNDYYVYNTNPPYLPDKDGYCDGHGDDGSHSAPKCGDRSNSKDYAEEPYSYNQLGETDTCWNTGGYRLYAMEGGIVCPSGCDNKADSDNPCPDGCTHLRGGYATFDETKGETADFVGGVSFASRGDTLNLQIINPLGESTVDEEHYQSQLDQIDENNQTISYLEDQNDDLYDELTLQLELIDAYNPNGVGDASVIDSLRAEAETLSAGLIDDSGGADQNESIKNQLDYIVTLFDYTIDTGTDSDDSDDGYDAGCVLPSAEEGIQQMFMTLGSDIQDYSGNPEVETCWKITIDAMDYKDSSDTAHKAQDIIDAGDDLEDLSKNITEPDGSTYLDTSAPGCTNNSYYDSSKKEYVDNWSSECYVTNDTGTTHQDIQNFIQDLDETLSLLEEDMALAVAIQGDIDDNNEEIVSLEYENEEINQDILEETSYGNDDLVGGYVVHVSAGALVADNGEYMHAVVSDGDPNVANSTTITTDFSPILNVPAGQSITYMDTVYTAMSSGNVWTFIDDPDGRWDNNSQYYDVTFGKVSYKEGFDALATGLIEDIKDTVDVTSERIFKNLTCSDGGSSWQCSKYLKIITAMLYLYIIIWGMMYLFGLIRTDKLDFVIRIVKIGTLTVLIQPGSFEFFNTYLFQGFSTMANTIIANATGAPIDNPFRFLNQNMNVLLLDETTYYKLMGMMVQGLLGLVVFFLILYGTISFIVAFFQSFLVYMISLIGLGIGMAVAPIYLAFLLFDKTKYLFTAWFRLMVRFAIQPVLLLIGLIIINGMLATLLDSIFNYYVCYKCAIPITFAIPGYPQVGTTTLFCISWFTAWGDDNVNSPATHAVMSIPLAIIYCMVTTVMELYTGKISGQVCKAITGGDGISTPGAKASGMGLNPFSGMDNRMKSIATGTGLVKDEKGYKALRSKMIKGAAMVTAAPYAVGAAVVVGHAAADATAAVGVPASLAARTKAAINKMRGKKASNNNKKTSDSNSSDKEE encoded by the coding sequence GTGATAAAATTTAAGAAAATTATTCTCTTATTATTGATGGTGCTTGTTGTTTCTGCTTGTAATGACAATGACTCTTGGTGTGAAGGGAGTAGTTCAGACGCTTATTCAGATTCAGACGGTATTAAGCAAGTTAATGAAACCACTGTAAAAGTTTATTCTGTGAGCGCTCAAGATCCTGATGGAGATACTTCAACTTATGGAGTGTGGGTTGATTCAGGTTTTTATGTTAGTAAAGATGATGATTTTCAAATTAGTGCCACAGGACAAATTATCATAGCCACAGATTATGAAGATGATACTAATTTGGGGGATGGTAAAGAATTCATTATTCCAGCTACTAAAGACAATGTTACTCCAATCTTAGATGAGGATGGTGAATATTTTGATTTTGCTCTCAATCAACAGATTAATGTAATTATTGATGATTGTGGCACTAATAGCGCTGATTACTGCACTCCTGTTGATTGTTCTACTAGCACCTTTGATTATTGTATTGAAGATAATGGTTGCAAACCAAATAAATGGACTTGGGCTACTGGTTGGCAGAGAGATGAAATAAATTGCAATTATATAGATGTAATAGATTTTTATTTTGGTAATGATGCAAGAAGCGAATGTTATGCGAATAAATGCTGTGCTGAAGATTTCTTTGGAACTTGTTGGTATTGGGAGAAGTGGGATTGTGCTCACTTCACAACAATTCAAGAAAATGCTTATTCATCTGGATATACAGACTCCGATGGTAATTATATTAGTTATAATGCTTGTCCAAATAATGAACCTGGCATATATGCTTATCCATATATTTGTGATGGCAACCCCCCCAATGATTACTATGTTTATAATACTAACCCACCATATCTTCCAGATAAAGATGGGTATTGTGATGGTCATGGAGATGATGGTAGTCATAGCGCTCCAAAATGTGGAGATAGAAGTAATAGTAAAGATTATGCTGAAGAGCCTTATTCATATAATCAATTGGGGGAAACTGACACTTGTTGGAATACTGGTGGATATAGATTATATGCAATGGAGGGGGGGATTGTATGTCCATCTGGTTGTGATAATAAGGCGGATAGTGATAACCCTTGCCCTGATGGATGTACTCATCTTAGGGGGGGGTATGCAACTTTTGATGAAACCAAAGGCGAGACAGCTGATTTCGTAGGAGGAGTTAGTTTTGCCTCTAGAGGAGATACGCTAAATTTACAAATTATTAATCCTCTTGGCGAATCTACAGTTGATGAGGAACATTACCAAAGTCAGTTAGACCAGATAGATGAAAATAATCAGACCATCAGTTACTTAGAGGATCAGAATGATGATTTATATGATGAGTTAACTCTACAGTTAGAGTTAATTGATGCATATAATCCTAATGGAGTTGGTGATGCTAGTGTTATTGATAGTTTAAGAGCAGAGGCTGAAACTTTGAGTGCTGGATTAATTGATGACAGTGGTGGAGCCGATCAGAATGAATCAATAAAGAACCAATTAGATTACATAGTAACATTATTTGATTACACGATTGATACTGGAACAGATTCTGATGATTCTGATGATGGCTATGATGCTGGCTGTGTACTCCCTTCGGCAGAAGAGGGAATTCAACAGATGTTCATGACTTTAGGTAGTGATATTCAAGATTATTCAGGCAATCCAGAGGTGGAAACTTGTTGGAAGATTACAATAGATGCGATGGATTATAAAGATTCATCAGATACAGCACATAAAGCTCAAGATATTATCGATGCTGGTGATGATTTAGAGGATTTATCAAAAAATATAACTGAGCCAGATGGTTCAACCTATTTAGATACTTCTGCTCCAGGCTGTACAAATAATAGTTATTATGATTCCAGTAAAAAAGAGTATGTAGATAATTGGAGCAGCGAATGCTATGTAACTAACGACACGGGAACCACTCATCAGGACATCCAAAATTTTATACAAGATTTAGATGAGACCTTGTCCTTACTTGAAGAAGATATGGCTTTAGCGGTGGCTATACAAGGCGATATTGATGATAATAACGAAGAGATAGTAAGTTTAGAATATGAAAATGAGGAAATAAATCAAGATATTTTAGAAGAAACTTCTTACGGTAATGATGATTTAGTTGGCGGATATGTTGTGCATGTTAGTGCTGGAGCGCTGGTGGCAGATAATGGTGAATATATGCATGCAGTGGTTAGTGATGGTGACCCTAATGTAGCAAATTCAACAACAATTACAACAGATTTTTCTCCCATATTAAATGTTCCTGCGGGACAAAGCATAACTTATATGGATACAGTTTATACTGCCATGTCTAGTGGCAATGTATGGACCTTTATAGATGACCCAGATGGTAGATGGGATAATAATAGTCAATATTACGATGTTACCTTTGGAAAGGTTTCTTATAAAGAAGGATTTGATGCTTTGGCAACTGGTTTAATTGAAGACATAAAAGATACTGTTGATGTTACTTCAGAGCGTATATTTAAAAATTTAACATGTTCTGATGGAGGTTCATCATGGCAATGTTCAAAATATCTTAAGATTATAACAGCTATGCTGTACTTATATATCATTATATGGGGAATGATGTATTTATTTGGTCTTATTAGGACTGATAAGTTAGATTTTGTAATAAGAATAGTAAAGATAGGAACTCTTACAGTTTTAATTCAGCCAGGTAGTTTTGAATTCTTTAATACCTATTTATTTCAAGGATTTAGTACTATGGCTAATACCATAATTGCTAATGCAACTGGTGCTCCCATTGATAATCCATTTAGATTTTTAAATCAGAATATGAATGTTCTTCTTCTTGATGAAACAACTTATTATAAGTTAATGGGAATGATGGTCCAAGGATTACTGGGCCTTGTGGTATTCTTCCTGATATTATATGGCACTATTTCGTTTATAGTAGCGTTCTTCCAGTCATTTTTAGTTTATATGATATCTTTAATAGGGTTAGGAATAGGTATGGCTGTGGCGCCTATATATTTAGCATTTCTGTTATTTGATAAAACTAAATATTTATTTACAGCTTGGTTTAGGTTGATGGTAAGATTTGCAATACAGCCAGTTCTTTTGCTCATAGGTCTAATAATAATTAATGGGATGTTAGCTACACTTTTAGATAGTATATTTAATTATTATGTGTGTTATAAATGTGCAATACCAATTACTTTTGCAATTCCTGGTTATCCACAAGTTGGAACAACTACTTTATTCTGTATTAGTTGGTTTACTGCTTGGGGAGATGATAATGTGAATAGCCCGGCTACTCATGCAGTGATGTCCATTCCATTAGCTATTATTTACTGTATGGTAACCACTGTGATGGAACTTTATACTGGTAAAATTTCTGGACAGGTTTGTAAGGCTATAACTGGAGGAGATGGAATTTCTACTCCAGGGGCGAAAGCTTCAGGTATGGGGCTTAATCCTTTCTCAGGAATGGATAATAGAATGAAGAGTATTGCAACAGGTACAGGACTTGTTAAGGATGAGAAGGGATATAAAGCACTAAGAAGTAAAATGATAAAAGGTGCGGCTATGGTAACAGCGGCACCTTATGCCGTAGGGGCAGCAGTAGTCGTAGGACATGCGGCGGCAGACGCTACAGCTGCTGTTGGTGTTCCAGCTTCACTTGCTGCTAGAACAAAGGCTGCTATTAATAAAATGAGAGGAAAAAAAGCAAGTAACAATAATAAAAAAACTTCTGATTCTAACTCTTCTGACAAAGAAGAGTGA
- the mnmA gene encoding tRNA 2-thiouridine(34) synthase MnmA, whose amino-acid sequence MHNHFKKDPKDTKIVVAMSGGVDSSVVAAMMVERGYQVIGVTMQLYDHGLTVGKKGSCCAGQDIYDAKMVADRLNIPHYVLNYETAFRESVIDDFADSYLRGETPIPCVRCNQTVKFRDLLKMAKSLDAEALCTGHYVRKAAKPHGFDLLRGADHSKDQSYFLFATTKSQLDYTFFPLGGQSKEETRKIAAKHGLIVADKPDSQDICFVPDGNYSDIINKYRPGSLDKGEIIHVDGRVLGEHQGIINYTIGQRRGLGISSAEPLYVIKIIPDTRQVIVGPADALHKRKFIIKEVNWLGNFQSHPISASAKIRSTHDAVPAKIKLLSNKTAEVTLLYPEKAITPGQACVVYQDERILGGGWITNKIS is encoded by the coding sequence ATGCATAATCATTTCAAAAAAGACCCTAAAGACACTAAAATTGTAGTAGCCATGTCTGGTGGTGTTGATAGCTCTGTTGTGGCCGCTATGATGGTTGAACGGGGATATCAAGTTATTGGTGTGACCATGCAGTTATATGATCATGGCCTAACTGTTGGCAAGAAAGGGTCTTGCTGCGCAGGACAAGACATCTACGATGCAAAAATGGTGGCAGATCGTTTAAACATTCCTCATTATGTTCTTAATTATGAAACTGCTTTCAGAGAATCAGTTATTGATGACTTTGCTGATAGTTACCTGCGTGGAGAAACTCCAATTCCTTGTGTTAGATGCAATCAAACTGTAAAGTTTCGTGATCTTCTAAAAATGGCAAAATCTTTAGATGCAGAAGCATTATGCACCGGACATTATGTTCGTAAGGCAGCAAAACCTCATGGATTTGATTTGCTTCGTGGCGCAGATCATAGCAAAGATCAGAGTTATTTTCTCTTCGCCACAACAAAATCTCAATTAGACTACACCTTCTTTCCTTTAGGTGGCCAATCAAAAGAAGAAACTCGCAAGATAGCAGCAAAACATGGTTTGATAGTGGCAGACAAACCAGATAGCCAAGACATCTGCTTTGTACCGGACGGAAATTATTCTGATATCATCAATAAATATCGCCCTGGATCTTTAGATAAAGGCGAAATAATCCATGTTGATGGAAGAGTTCTTGGCGAACATCAAGGAATTATTAATTATACTATAGGACAAAGAAGAGGGCTCGGAATCTCAAGTGCTGAACCACTATATGTAATTAAAATTATTCCTGACACCCGACAAGTAATCGTAGGCCCTGCAGATGCCCTGCATAAAAGAAAATTTATTATTAAAGAGGTGAATTGGTTAGGAAATTTCCAAAGCCATCCTATAAGTGCATCAGCAAAAATTAGATCCACCCATGATGCGGTGCCTGCAAAAATAAAACTTCTTTCAAATAAAACAGCAGAGGTTACTTTGCTTTACCCTGAAAAAGCTATAACTCCAGGACAAGCCTGCGTGGTATATCAAGATGAAAGAATTCTTGGCGGGGGCTGGATCACTAATAAAATAAGCTAA
- a CDS encoding gamma carbonic anhydrase family protein: MNKSCVFPYKGILPKIDEGAFIAPNSSIIGDVTIGKGSGVWFNCVIRGDVEPITIGENTNIQDGTVIHCTRGGGKTVIGDDVTIGHKALLHACILQDGCFVGMGAILMDGVVVETGGMVAAGSLVTPNKRIKKGEIWAGNPAKFFRNMTQEEVDYIMISANNYLKHVDEYKA; encoded by the coding sequence ATGAATAAATCTTGTGTTTTTCCTTATAAAGGAATATTACCAAAGATTGATGAAGGGGCATTTATAGCGCCAAATTCTTCTATAATAGGAGATGTTACAATAGGTAAGGGAAGTGGTGTTTGGTTTAATTGTGTGATTCGTGGGGATGTTGAGCCAATTACCATTGGTGAGAATACTAATATTCAGGATGGGACAGTGATTCATTGCACTAGAGGTGGTGGCAAAACCGTTATTGGAGATGATGTAACAATTGGTCATAAAGCTTTGCTTCATGCATGCATATTGCAAGATGGATGCTTTGTTGGTATGGGAGCAATTCTTATGGATGGAGTGGTGGTGGAAACTGGAGGAATGGTTGCTGCTGGAAGTTTGGTGACACCAAACAAAAGGATCAAGAAAGGTGAAATTTGGGCAGGTAACCCAGCTAAGTTTTTTAGAAATATGACCCAGGAAGAGGTGGATTATATTATGATTTCAGCTAATAATTATCTCAAACATGTGGATGAATATAAAGCTTAG
- the rmuC gene encoding DNA recombination protein RmuC, translating to MPIYLIITISIAVFSIIFVVMRTYSNRMQAEHYRLHSRIEWLMEENDKLLHQKNEINQLYQQALEDKFLAQQNEALANQKCQAIQEKMEAWEVHKQQSIENAKAAIFDVGNKLSHQLIAEHKRESDLQKEESQKQFKTTTEGLYKDFSSLTQTISSLKDQVTTSQSTTDMVYKALLAPNTTGSLAELTLENILKSLNLVANVDYQMQYSITDSDNNRLRPDAVIFLPGDNILVIDSKASKFFLELGRASSEKEAIEIKSKLKNSMRNHLKSLGSKDYRQAISSHLHKKKINHISTVMFLPTESALEQLQQIDKQIISDAWQNNIFPAGPMGLVNILSHSKFQISEDRKNENYHSIIEEVSSLLYNIANLAGHARKLGNSVYSSMNYFDKFAASFNSSLLSRSKKLEKLGVSVKTNKQMPEMIDRYQVISGKKMTMIEGKTLEEEGNNDE from the coding sequence ATGCCAATTTACTTGATAATTACAATATCAATAGCTGTTTTTTCTATAATATTTGTTGTGATGAGAACTTACAGCAATAGGATGCAAGCTGAACATTATAGACTTCATAGTAGAATAGAATGGTTGATGGAAGAGAACGATAAATTATTGCACCAAAAGAATGAAATTAATCAATTATATCAGCAAGCATTAGAAGATAAATTTTTAGCTCAACAGAATGAAGCTTTAGCGAATCAAAAATGCCAGGCAATTCAAGAAAAAATGGAAGCGTGGGAAGTTCACAAGCAGCAATCTATAGAAAACGCTAAAGCTGCTATTTTCGATGTTGGTAACAAGCTGTCACATCAATTAATTGCTGAGCATAAAAGAGAGAGTGATCTTCAAAAAGAGGAATCCCAGAAACAATTTAAAACTACAACTGAAGGGTTATATAAAGATTTTTCGAGTTTGACTCAAACAATATCTTCATTAAAGGATCAAGTTACCACATCTCAATCTACAACAGATATGGTGTATAAGGCTTTGCTTGCTCCAAACACCACAGGTAGTTTGGCGGAGCTTACTTTAGAGAATATTCTTAAATCTTTGAATCTTGTTGCTAATGTTGATTATCAAATGCAGTATTCTATTACTGATAGTGATAATAATCGTTTGCGTCCTGATGCGGTTATCTTCTTGCCTGGAGATAATATTTTAGTGATTGATAGTAAGGCATCAAAATTCTTTTTAGAGCTAGGTCGGGCTTCCAGTGAGAAAGAAGCAATTGAAATTAAATCAAAGCTTAAGAATTCCATGAGAAATCATTTAAAGAGCTTAGGATCTAAGGATTATCGTCAGGCTATATCAAGCCATTTGCATAAAAAGAAAATCAATCACATTTCCACGGTGATGTTCTTGCCAACAGAGTCTGCTTTAGAGCAGTTACAGCAGATTGATAAACAAATAATTAGTGATGCTTGGCAAAATAATATTTTTCCAGCTGGGCCTATGGGGTTGGTAAATATTTTATCTCATTCTAAATTCCAGATAAGTGAGGATAGAAAAAATGAGAATTATCACTCAATTATTGAAGAGGTTAGTTCTCTTTTATATAACATTGCAAACTTAGCTGGCCATGCTAGAAAATTGGGCAATAGCGTTTATAGTTCAATGAATTATTTTGATAAATTTGCAGCCAGTTTTAATAGCAGCTTGTTGTCCAGATCTAAGAAGCTAGAGAAGCTTGGGGTTTCAGTGAAAACTAATAAGCAGATGCCAGAAATGATAGATAGATATCAAGTTATTTCAGGTAAGAAGATGACCATGATTGAGGGCAAGACATTAGAAGAGGAGGGTAATAATGATGAATAA
- the ftsA gene encoding cell division protein FtsA, translating to MNFKKIMSTSSYDGEIVSILDVGSSKVVCLIANIKSGTINIIGSGCHSANGFRNGVITNSELAKTSIIAAVDQAEKIAGITVDKIILALNGNKIRSHYICPSLELKKHKVYNRDINALITQGVRDLEKQGREVIHYFPLEYIIDGNDGIYDPSGLLGNKISAKIHFVTVPSIMLENIINCLASCQLDVEDCVFAPYAAGLATLNNSDKELGATIIDFGAGITSYAFFLQKNIVYCGFVPIGSGAITEDIAKSFMLDLSTAERIKTINGAASIGYADSQKMIHCKIDNLDDPFDHEERNISNAELNDVINARIEEILTLLKATFDKKKNFCETQRNIVLTGGGSLLSGISHEASKIFRSKVRLGKPITVSGLSAESINATYSAAIGVLKYFADKSAARSSKGLSKISLVRKFITWFKENF from the coding sequence ATGAATTTCAAAAAAATCATGTCCACATCTTCTTATGATGGAGAAATAGTTAGCATTCTGGACGTTGGATCTAGTAAAGTGGTTTGTTTGATTGCTAATATTAAGTCTGGTACAATTAATATCATTGGTAGTGGATGTCATAGTGCTAATGGCTTCAGAAATGGGGTTATTACCAATAGTGAATTAGCCAAAACATCAATAATAGCAGCTGTTGATCAAGCAGAGAAAATAGCAGGAATAACAGTTGATAAGATAATTCTTGCATTAAATGGAAATAAAATACGCTCCCATTACATTTGTCCTTCTTTAGAGCTTAAAAAGCATAAAGTATATAATCGTGATATTAATGCTCTTATAACTCAAGGAGTTAGGGATCTTGAGAAGCAGGGACGTGAAGTTATTCACTATTTTCCTTTAGAGTATATTATTGATGGGAATGATGGAATTTATGATCCCAGTGGATTACTTGGAAATAAAATATCAGCTAAGATTCACTTTGTTACTGTACCATCTATTATGCTTGAAAATATCATCAACTGCTTGGCCAGTTGTCAGCTAGATGTGGAAGATTGTGTTTTTGCTCCATATGCTGCAGGTCTAGCCACTTTAAATAATAGTGATAAAGAATTAGGTGCCACTATAATTGATTTTGGGGCAGGGATCACTTCCTATGCTTTTTTCCTGCAAAAAAATATAGTTTATTGTGGTTTTGTTCCGATAGGAAGTGGAGCGATAACCGAAGATATAGCTAAAAGCTTTATGCTTGATTTATCTACAGCTGAAAGAATTAAAACCATTAATGGAGCAGCAAGTATTGGATATGCTGATTCTCAGAAGATGATTCATTGCAAGATTGATAACTTGGATGATCCTTTTGATCATGAAGAAAGAAACATTTCAAATGCTGAATTAAATGATGTAATTAATGCTAGAATAGAAGAAATTCTAACTCTTCTTAAAGCTACTTTTGATAAGAAGAAAAATTTTTGTGAAACTCAGCGTAATATCGTTTTGACTGGGGGGGGGAGCTTGTTATCTGGTATAAGCCATGAAGCTTCTAAGATTTTTAGAAGTAAGGTCAGATTAGGCAAACCAATAACCGTTTCAGGGCTTAGTGCTGAATCAATTAATGCTACTTATTCTGCAGCAATAGGTGTGTTAAAGTATTTTGCAGATAAAAGCGCTGCTAGATCTTCTAAAGGTTTATCCAAAATTTCTTTGGTTAGAAAGTTTATCACTTGGTTTAAAGAAAATTTCTAA
- a CDS encoding FtsQ-type POTRA domain-containing protein, whose product MVAKTKRKPKTQPKVARARARKSRSLVKKIMLFAKALLILAVVSLFILIYLSIDSIVKDWYQITARAGFVLEHVSVDGQKYTNNDQIGRKLNLKKRMPIFSVSLEELKENLESLPWVKHAVIERELPNDIHIYIKERVPLALGQKNRKLYIIDNEGVIINEKELASHMSLPIIIGDGAEIYVNSLMETLKEDSELFKRISSVTRVSERRWNVRFDNKLEVKLPEENMEKAWKKVIKLYKNNELFLPDIKSLDLRVANKIYVEKK is encoded by the coding sequence TTGGTTGCTAAAACAAAAAGAAAACCGAAAACACAGCCGAAGGTTGCTCGGGCACGTGCGCGAAAGTCACGTTCTTTGGTGAAGAAGATTATGCTTTTTGCAAAAGCATTGTTAATTTTGGCGGTTGTGTCTTTGTTTATTCTAATTTATTTGAGTATAGATAGCATAGTGAAAGATTGGTATCAAATCACAGCTAGAGCTGGGTTTGTTTTAGAGCATGTAAGTGTTGATGGTCAGAAATATACTAATAATGATCAGATTGGTCGAAAATTAAATTTAAAAAAACGGATGCCTATTTTTTCTGTTTCACTTGAAGAGTTGAAAGAAAATCTAGAATCTTTGCCGTGGGTTAAACATGCCGTTATAGAAAGAGAGCTTCCAAACGATATTCATATATATATAAAAGAGAGAGTTCCTCTAGCTTTGGGGCAAAAAAATCGTAAATTATATATTATAGATAATGAAGGGGTTATTATTAATGAAAAAGAATTGGCTTCTCATATGTCTTTACCTATAATTATAGGTGATGGAGCGGAAATTTATGTTAATTCTTTGATGGAAACATTAAAAGAAGATTCTGAGTTATTTAAAAGAATTAGTTCGGTTACCAGAGTTAGTGAGCGTCGTTGGAATGTTAGGTTTGATAATAAATTAGAAGTGAAGCTGCCAGAGGAAAATATGGAAAAGGCCTGGAAAAAGGTGATAAAACTTTATAAGAATAATGAGTTATTTTTGCCTGATATTAAATCATTGGATTTAAGAGTTGCCAATAAAATATATGTAGAGAAAAAATGA
- a CDS encoding class I SAM-dependent methyltransferase, producing MLSTIEPQHKEELLLRKIIPELQQHRNLLDIGTGRGDFTQIIGKYFNNITAVDNSEEALNNLPSFIGLSPVHKVKGSILDCNLNIYNIKYDMILISHTIYYIPQEERLPLIEDMTQLLSKTGVLVLVFNDEGDRASLGKHYGAIDSGFSSIHNTLPQLHNNFQLYRIDEFLDGGDLNSMMHIAGICLNDYEVNATKESLSSYLTENYCPNNICQLSMTQNIMVIGQDESY from the coding sequence ATGCTATCTACTATAGAACCTCAACACAAAGAAGAGCTTTTATTAAGAAAGATCATACCTGAATTGCAACAACATAGAAATTTACTGGATATTGGAACTGGAAGAGGAGATTTTACACAAATTATAGGAAAGTATTTTAACAATATAACTGCAGTAGATAACAGTGAAGAGGCCCTAAATAACCTACCAAGCTTTATTGGATTATCCCCCGTACATAAAGTAAAAGGATCTATCTTAGATTGCAACTTAAATATCTATAACATTAAGTATGATATGATTCTAATATCACACACCATTTATTATATACCTCAAGAAGAAAGACTTCCTTTAATAGAAGACATGACTCAACTACTTAGCAAAACAGGAGTTCTGGTCTTGGTATTTAATGATGAGGGAGACAGAGCGTCCCTAGGAAAACATTATGGAGCTATAGACTCGGGATTTAGCTCAATTCATAATACTCTTCCTCAGTTACATAATAATTTTCAATTATATAGGATAGATGAATTTCTAGACGGAGGAGATTTAAATTCTATGATGCATATTGCAGGAATTTGCCTTAATGATTACGAAGTAAATGCCACAAAAGAGAGTCTATCTAGCTATCTAACAGAAAACTACTGTCCTAACAATATTTGCCAATTAAGCATGACCCAAAACATTATGGTGATAGGACAAGATGAGAGTTATTAA